The following proteins are co-located in the Apium graveolens cultivar Ventura chromosome 5, ASM990537v1, whole genome shotgun sequence genome:
- the LOC141724333 gene encoding ent-kaurenoic acid oxidase 1-like isoform X2, protein MFGNPSVIVTTPETCKRVLTDDDTFMPGWPVSTVKLMGEKSFIGISYEEHKRLRRLTAAPINGYEALTIYMHYIEDLVKSALDKWSKMEKIEFLTEVRKLTFRIVMYIFLSSESEVVLEALEREYTTLNYGVRAMAINIPGFAYYSALKARKKLVAIFQSILNERRSRLKIYSASIKKDMMDALLFVEDENGRKLNDEEIIDVLLMYLNAGHESSGHIIMWATVYLQKNPELFQKAKAEQEAIAKNRPPNDKGMTLKEYRQMDYLSKVIDETLRLITFSLTVFRVAKKDVKINGYLIPKGWKALVWFRTVHHDSEIYPDPMEFNPSRWDEFTPKAGAFIPFGAGSRLCPGNDLAKLEISVFLHHFLLNYELERDNPECPLMFLPHCRPKDNCIGRIKRFSSEI, encoded by the exons ATGTTTGGGAACCCGAGTGTTATAGTTACAACACCTGAAACTTGTAAAAGAGTTTTAACAGACGATGACACATTTATGCCAGGATGGCCTGTTTCCACCGTGAAACTCATGGGTGAAAAATCATTTATTGGCATTTCTTACGAAGAACACAAACGACTACGACGATTAACAGCTGCACCTATTAATGGTTACGAGGCACTCACAATTTATATGCATTACATTGAAGATCTTGTTAAATCAGCTTTAGATAAGTGGTCCAAAATGGAGAAAATTGAGTTTTTGACAGAGGTCAGAAAGCTCACTTTTCGCATTGTCATGTACATTTTTTTGAGCTCTGAAAGTGAAGTCGTACTCGAGGCACTCGAAAGAGAGTATACTACTCTTAACTATGGAGTTAGAGCCATGGCGATAAATATCCCTGGATTTGCATACTATAGCGCACTTAAG GCGCGAAAGAAACTTGTGGCTATTTTCCAATCTATATTGAACGAACGTAGATCACGATTAAAGATTTATTCAGCATCAATAAAGAAAGATATGATGGATGCTCTATTATTTGTTGAAGACGAAAATGGTAGGAAACTGAATGATGAAGAAATTATTGATGTACTCCTGATGTATTTGAATGCCGGTCATGAATCTTCTGGGCATATTATTATGTGGGCTACTGTCTATTTGCAAAAAAATCCTGAACTTTTTCAAAAAGCGAAG GCAGAGCAAGAGGCTATAGCGAAGAACAGACCTCCTAATGATAAGGGAATGACACTGAAAGAATATAGACAAATGGACTATCTTTCGAAG GTCATCGATGAAACACTTCGCCTAATAACATTCTCACTAACTGTTTTTCGAGTGGCAAAAAAAGATGTGAAAATAAATG GTTATTTGATTCCAAAAGGTTGGAAAGCTTTAGTATGGTTTAGGACTGTTCACCATGATTCAGAAATATATCCTGATCCTATGGAGTTCAATCCATCGCGATGGGAT GAATTCACACCAAAAGCTGGAGCATTCATTCCTTTTGGAGCAGGAAGCAGACTTTGTCCTGGAAATGACCTTGCAAAGCTTGAAATATCAGTATTTCTCCATCATTTCCTTCTCAACTATGA GCTTGAAAGAGATAATCCCGAATGTCCATTGATGTTCTTACCCCATTGCAGGCCTAAAGATAACTGCATAGGAAGAATCAAGAGATTTTCAAGTGAGATTTAA
- the LOC141724333 gene encoding ent-kaurenoic acid oxidase 1-like isoform X1 codes for MIDMGLGLVSYVAIFCVVLVLLRRANGWFYDYKVGEKRYQLPPGDMGWPFIGNMWSFLIAFKSGNPDSFVSSFIHRFGKTGIYKVFMFGNPSVIVTTPETCKRVLTDDDTFMPGWPVSTVKLMGEKSFIGISYEEHKRLRRLTAAPINGYEALTIYMHYIEDLVKSALDKWSKMEKIEFLTEVRKLTFRIVMYIFLSSESEVVLEALEREYTTLNYGVRAMAINIPGFAYYSALKARKKLVAIFQSILNERRSRLKIYSASIKKDMMDALLFVEDENGRKLNDEEIIDVLLMYLNAGHESSGHIIMWATVYLQKNPELFQKAKAEQEAIAKNRPPNDKGMTLKEYRQMDYLSKVIDETLRLITFSLTVFRVAKKDVKINGYLIPKGWKALVWFRTVHHDSEIYPDPMEFNPSRWDEFTPKAGAFIPFGAGSRLCPGNDLAKLEISVFLHHFLLNYELERDNPECPLMFLPHCRPKDNCIGRIKRFSSEI; via the exons ATGATTGATATGGGGTTGGGTTTGGTGTCTTATGTAGCTATTTTCTGTGTTGTTTTGGTACTTCTCCGGCGGGCTAATGGGTGGTTTTACGATTACAAAGTGGGTGAGAAACGCTATCAACTTCCACCCGGTGACATGGGTTGGCCGTTCATCGGGAACATGTGGTCATTTCTCATAGCTTTCAAGTCCGGCAATCCTGATTCCTTTGTTTCTAGCTTTATTCACAG ATTCGGGAAAACTGGTATCTACAAGGTGTTTATGTTTGGGAACCCGAGTGTTATAGTTACAACACCTGAAACTTGTAAAAGAGTTTTAACAGACGATGACACATTTATGCCAGGATGGCCTGTTTCCACCGTGAAACTCATGGGTGAAAAATCATTTATTGGCATTTCTTACGAAGAACACAAACGACTACGACGATTAACAGCTGCACCTATTAATGGTTACGAGGCACTCACAATTTATATGCATTACATTGAAGATCTTGTTAAATCAGCTTTAGATAAGTGGTCCAAAATGGAGAAAATTGAGTTTTTGACAGAGGTCAGAAAGCTCACTTTTCGCATTGTCATGTACATTTTTTTGAGCTCTGAAAGTGAAGTCGTACTCGAGGCACTCGAAAGAGAGTATACTACTCTTAACTATGGAGTTAGAGCCATGGCGATAAATATCCCTGGATTTGCATACTATAGCGCACTTAAG GCGCGAAAGAAACTTGTGGCTATTTTCCAATCTATATTGAACGAACGTAGATCACGATTAAAGATTTATTCAGCATCAATAAAGAAAGATATGATGGATGCTCTATTATTTGTTGAAGACGAAAATGGTAGGAAACTGAATGATGAAGAAATTATTGATGTACTCCTGATGTATTTGAATGCCGGTCATGAATCTTCTGGGCATATTATTATGTGGGCTACTGTCTATTTGCAAAAAAATCCTGAACTTTTTCAAAAAGCGAAG GCAGAGCAAGAGGCTATAGCGAAGAACAGACCTCCTAATGATAAGGGAATGACACTGAAAGAATATAGACAAATGGACTATCTTTCGAAG GTCATCGATGAAACACTTCGCCTAATAACATTCTCACTAACTGTTTTTCGAGTGGCAAAAAAAGATGTGAAAATAAATG GTTATTTGATTCCAAAAGGTTGGAAAGCTTTAGTATGGTTTAGGACTGTTCACCATGATTCAGAAATATATCCTGATCCTATGGAGTTCAATCCATCGCGATGGGAT GAATTCACACCAAAAGCTGGAGCATTCATTCCTTTTGGAGCAGGAAGCAGACTTTGTCCTGGAAATGACCTTGCAAAGCTTGAAATATCAGTATTTCTCCATCATTTCCTTCTCAACTATGA GCTTGAAAGAGATAATCCCGAATGTCCATTGATGTTCTTACCCCATTGCAGGCCTAAAGATAACTGCATAGGAAGAATCAAGAGATTTTCAAGTGAGATTTAA